One region of Pan paniscus chromosome 5, NHGRI_mPanPan1-v2.0_pri, whole genome shotgun sequence genomic DNA includes:
- the PTP4A1 gene encoding protein tyrosine phosphatase type IVA 1 isoform X2: MARMNRPAPVEVTYKNMRFLITHNPTNATLNKFIEELKKYGVTTIVRVCEATYDTTLVEKEGIHVLDWPFDDGAPPSNQIVDDWLSLVKIKFREEPGCCIAVHCVAGLGRAPVLVALALIEGGMKYEDAVQFIRHGVELLTASNFCIWRSIVLKCGCVSKIPTVIETTVAFNKIGVPNATGSGT, translated from the exons ATGGCTCGAATGAACCGCCCAGCTCCTGTGGAAGTCACATACAAGAACATGAGATTTCTTATTACACACAATCCAACCAATGCgaccttaaacaaatttatagag GAACTTAAGAAGTATGGAGTTACCACAATAGTAAGAGTATGTGAAGCAACTTATGACACTACTCTTGTGGAGAAAGAAGGTATCCATGTTCTT GATTGGCCTTTTGATGATGGTGCACCCCCATCCAACCAGATTGTTGATGACTGGTTAAGTCTTGTGAAAATTAAGTTTCGTGAAGAACCTGGTTGTTGTATTGCTGTTCATTGCGTTGCAGGCCTTGGGAG AGCTCCAGTACTTGTTGCCCTAGCATTAATTGAAGGTGGAATGAAATATGAAGATGCAGTACAATTCATAAGACA CGGCGTGGAGCTTTTAACAGCAAGCAACTTTTGTATTTGGAGAAGTATCGTCCTAAAATGCGGCTGCGTTTCAAAGATTCCAACGGTCATAGAAACAACTGTTGCATTCAATAAAATTGGGGTGCCTAATGCTACTGGAAGTGGAACTTGA
- the PTP4A1 gene encoding protein tyrosine phosphatase type IVA 1 isoform X1: MARMNRPAPVEVTYKNMRFLITHNPTNATLNKFIEELKKYGVTTIVRVCEATYDTTLVEKEGIHVLDWPFDDGAPPSNQIVDDWLSLVKIKFREEPGCCIAVHCVAGLGRAPVLVALALIEGGMKYEDAVQFIRQKRRGAFNSKQLLYLEKYRPKMRLRFKDSNGHRNNCCIQ, encoded by the exons ATGGCTCGAATGAACCGCCCAGCTCCTGTGGAAGTCACATACAAGAACATGAGATTTCTTATTACACACAATCCAACCAATGCgaccttaaacaaatttatagag GAACTTAAGAAGTATGGAGTTACCACAATAGTAAGAGTATGTGAAGCAACTTATGACACTACTCTTGTGGAGAAAGAAGGTATCCATGTTCTT GATTGGCCTTTTGATGATGGTGCACCCCCATCCAACCAGATTGTTGATGACTGGTTAAGTCTTGTGAAAATTAAGTTTCGTGAAGAACCTGGTTGTTGTATTGCTGTTCATTGCGTTGCAGGCCTTGGGAG AGCTCCAGTACTTGTTGCCCTAGCATTAATTGAAGGTGGAATGAAATATGAAGATGCAGTACAATTCATAAGACA aAAGCGGCGTGGAGCTTTTAACAGCAAGCAACTTTTGTATTTGGAGAAGTATCGTCCTAAAATGCGGCTGCGTTTCAAAGATTCCAACGGTCATAGAAACAACTGTTGCATTCAATAA
- the LOC129397974 gene encoding uncharacterized LOC128125822 homolog produces MIRPQSSMSKHIPQFCGVLGHTFMEFLKGSGDYCQAQHDLYADK; encoded by the exons ATGATTAGGCCACAATCTTCAATGAGTAAACATATTCCT caATTCTGTGGTGTTCTTGGTCACACATTTATGGAGTTTCTGAAGGGCAGTGGAGATTACTGCCAGGCACAGCACGACCTCTATGCAGACAAGTGA